The following proteins are co-located in the Camelina sativa cultivar DH55 chromosome 12, Cs, whole genome shotgun sequence genome:
- the LOC104730052 gene encoding E3 ubiquitin-protein ligase KEG-like: MASKIIAGKPDDSEYEIIEGASESALAAGTSPWVDSSTLKLRHRIGRGPFGDVWLATHHQSTDDYDEHHEVAIKMLHPIKENQRRVVVDKFEDLFSKCQGMENVCLLRGVSSISGKICIIMKFYEGSVGDKMARLKGGKLLLPDILRYGVDLASGILELHSKGFLILNLKPSNFLLSDNDKAILGDVGIPYLLRSIPVPSSDMTVRLGTPNYMAPEQWQPEVRGPMSFETDSWGFGCSIVEMLTGVQPWSGRSADEIYDLVVRKQEKLNIPNGIPPPLENLLRGCILYDLRSRPSMTDILHVLKSLQNSEEEEIWRGIDSTEIRKSSTTLGYTEWFLSKDHLQVGDTVRSRKPASSFKHENMDVPGGMVVGLERDTTDPDGFALVKVHGVHDPLRVHVSVLERVTNGLASGDWVRLKHGNKRHSPVGVLHSIDREGNVAVGFIGLPTLWKGTSSQLQMANAYRVGRFVKLKANVVIPRFKWMRKSIGIWATGRISQVLPNGCLEVDFPGVLPFKEEHGSFLADPAEVEIVNFNTCEGVMKKYEHLEDLHWAVRPLLIAMGLLTAMKLGFFVKNKIGRSKDGKQRDGSSGQGDCQIRDGQKSRKSKWLVFV; encoded by the exons ATGGCTTCAAAGATTATTGCTGGCAAGCCGGATGATTCTGAGTATGAAATCATTGAAGGTGCGTCTGAGAGCGCTTTAGCAGCCGGGACAAGCCCTTGGGTGGATTCTTCTACGTTGAAGCTTCGGCATCGGATTGGTAGAGGTCCTTTCGGTGATGTTTGGCTGGCTACTCATCATCAGTCAACTGACGACTACGATGAGCATCATGAAGTCGCCATCAAAATGCTGCATCCTATCAAGGAGAATCAAAGAAGGGTTGTGGTTGATAAGTTTGAAGATCTCTTCTCCAAGTGTCAAGGAATGGAGAATGTCTGTCTGCTCCGAGGAGTCTCTAGTATCAGTGGAAAG ATATGCATCATCATGAAATTCTATGAGGGCTCTGTTGGTGACAAGATGGCTCGGCTTAAAGGAGGAAAGCTTTTACTGCCTGATATATTGAG ATACGGGGTTGATCTGGCTTCAGGGATCCTGGAATTGCACTCAAAAGGGTTTCTGATTCTCAATCTTAAGCCGTCTAACTTTCTTCTCAGTGATAACGACAAGGCAATCCTCGGGGATGTTGGGATCCCTTATCTCCTTCGTAGTATCCCTGTGCCAAGTTCTGATATGACTGTGAGACTTGGAACTCCAAACTATATGGCTCCAGAACAGTGGCAACCAGAAGTAAGAGGTCCCATGTCCTTTGAGACTGATTCTTGGGGATTTGGATGCAGCATTGTAGAAATGCTGACTGGTGTACAACCGTGGTCTGGGAGATCGGCCGATGAAATATATGATTTAGTGGTGAGAAAGCAAGAAAAGCTTAATATCCCCAATGGCATACcgcctcctctcgagaacctaCTTCGGGGTTGCATTTTGTATGATCTTCGAAGCCGACCTTCAATGACTGACATCTTACACGTATTGAAGAG CTTACAGAACtcagaggaggaagagatctGGAGAGGCATTGATAGTACAGAAATCAGGAAGAGCTCGACAACTCTTGGGTATACTGAATGGTTTCTTTCAAAGGATCATCTGCAAGTGGGCGACACGGTGCGTTCAAGAAAGCCTGCCAGTTCATTTAAGCATGAGAACATGGATGTGCCAGGAGGAATGGTGGTTGGTTTAGAACGTGACACCACAGACCCAGATGGGTTTGCGCTAGTTAAAGTCCATGGCGTTCATGACCCGTTAAGGGTTCATGTATCTGTTCTTGAACGGGTAACCAACGGATTAGCTTCTGGAGATTGGGTGCGTCTGAAGCACGGAAATAAGAGGCACTCTCCGGTTGGTGTTCTCCATTCAATTGACCGTGAGGGAAACGTAGCTGTTGGGTTTATTGGGTTGCCAACTCTCTGGAAAGGGACTTCATCGCAGCTTCAGATGGCTAATGCATACCGTGTGGGTCGATTTGTGAAGCTCAAAGCCAATGTTGTCATCCCGAGATTTAAATGGATGCGTAAAAGTATAGGGATATGGGCAACTGGCAGGATCTCTCAGGTTTTACCTAACGGTTGCCTTGAGGTGGACTTCCCTGGAGTGTTACCTTTTAAAGAGGAACATGGAAGTTTTCTTGCAGATCCGGCTGAAGTCGAGATTGTGAATTTTAATACATGTGAGGGAgttatgaaaaaatatgaacatCTGGAGGATTTGCATTGGGCTGTGAGACCTTTGCTGATTGCTATGGGTCTATTGACAGCAATGAAGTTAGGGTTCTTTGTTAAGAACAAAATAGGAAGGTCAAAGGATGGGAAACAACGTGATGGCTCGAGTGGACAAGGTGACTGTCAGATTCGGGATGGTCAGAAATCTCGCAAATCTAAATGGCTTGTGTTTGTTTAG